The following proteins are encoded in a genomic region of Xenopus laevis strain J_2021 chromosome 3L, Xenopus_laevis_v10.1, whole genome shotgun sequence:
- the LOC121401468 gene encoding small integral membrane protein 32-like has protein sequence MIMYGDLLLNSSSATEAELMIQTNTPYLSSTHRPVSSSALYLSTARVLKEGEINKPDLMTYIILFVLLFLTVALIVLFINCQLRNSFFAGLPYDRSLRESRSPWKTQSV, from the coding sequence ATGATCATGTATGGTGATTTGCTTTTAAACTCAAGCAGTGCCACCGAAGCAGAGCTGATGATTCAGACGAATACTCCTTACCTCAGCAGCACACACAGACCCGTCAGCTCCTCTGCACTCTACTTGTCTACAGCCAGGGTGCTGAAGGAGGGGGAGATAAACAAACCTGACCTTATGACTTAcattatcctctttgttctcctCTTCTTGACTGTGGCATTAATTGTGCTCTTCATAAACTGCCAACTGAGGAATTCGTTCTTCGCCGGGCTGCCCTATGATAGATCCCTGAGAGAATCCAGAAGCCCTTGGAAAACACAATCTGTCTGA